In Marivirga salinae, a single window of DNA contains:
- the glpK gene encoding glycerol kinase GlpK, translating into MEKPQYILSLDQGTTSSRAILFNEKAEIVAVAQKEFEQFFPQSGWVEHDANEIWTSQASVATEAITKANITPTQIAGIGITNQRETTIVWDRNTGKPIHKAIVWQDRRTANYCNELKKKGLSEKINDKTGLIIDAYFSATKIKWILDNVEGARAKAENGELCFGTVDSWLVYKLTSGKHHYTDITNASRTMIFNIHEKKWDKELLDLFEIPESMLPEVKSSSEVYCTTAGDLFSHKIPIAGIAGDQQAALFGQLCSEKGMAKTTYGTGCFLVMNTGDEPVKSNNKLLTTVAWQIGDKVQYALEGSVFIGGAAIQWLRDGLELFRKASESEALATSLKDNEGVYFVPALTGLGAPYWNQDARGTFFGITRGTTKAHMARAALEAIAYQVNDVLAAMEKDAGHKTQEMRVDGGASENNFLMQFQSDLVDCTITRPKITETTAVGAAFLAGLAVGYWKDMDALQSLWEAEQSYNPEMDKEEVKKLLHFWHKAVDRSQDWLES; encoded by the coding sequence ATGGAAAAACCTCAATATATTTTATCCCTCGATCAGGGTACCACAAGCTCAAGAGCAATTCTATTCAATGAAAAAGCCGAGATAGTAGCGGTAGCTCAAAAAGAATTTGAACAATTTTTCCCGCAATCAGGCTGGGTAGAACATGATGCCAATGAAATCTGGACATCCCAAGCCTCGGTTGCCACGGAAGCCATCACCAAAGCCAATATTACGCCCACTCAAATTGCAGGTATTGGGATAACCAATCAAAGAGAAACTACCATAGTTTGGGATAGAAATACCGGAAAACCCATCCATAAAGCCATTGTTTGGCAGGATAGAAGAACGGCCAACTATTGCAATGAATTAAAAAAGAAAGGCTTGTCTGAAAAAATCAATGATAAAACAGGCTTAATCATTGATGCTTATTTTTCAGCCACTAAAATTAAATGGATTTTAGATAATGTAGAAGGAGCAAGAGCAAAAGCCGAAAATGGGGAATTATGTTTTGGTACGGTCGACAGTTGGTTGGTTTACAAATTGACTTCTGGAAAACATCATTACACAGATATCACCAATGCAAGCCGAACCATGATTTTCAATATTCATGAGAAAAAGTGGGATAAAGAATTACTGGATTTGTTTGAGATCCCTGAATCCATGTTACCAGAAGTAAAGTCAAGCAGTGAAGTCTATTGCACTACAGCTGGGGATTTATTCTCTCATAAAATTCCTATTGCAGGTATAGCCGGTGATCAACAAGCTGCACTTTTCGGACAACTCTGCTCCGAAAAAGGAATGGCAAAAACTACCTATGGAACTGGTTGCTTTTTGGTGATGAATACTGGAGATGAACCGGTGAAATCCAATAATAAATTATTGACGACCGTGGCCTGGCAAATAGGGGACAAGGTACAATATGCTTTAGAGGGAAGTGTTTTTATTGGCGGTGCAGCAATTCAATGGCTCAGAGACGGTTTAGAGCTTTTCCGCAAAGCAAGTGAATCCGAAGCCTTGGCCACTTCCTTAAAAGATAATGAAGGCGTTTATTTTGTCCCAGCTTTAACTGGTTTAGGTGCGCCTTATTGGAATCAGGATGCAAGAGGTACATTTTTTGGGATTACAAGAGGAACTACAAAAGCACACATGGCACGGGCAGCTTTAGAAGCGATAGCCTATCAAGTAAATGATGTTTTGGCCGCCATGGAAAAGGATGCTGGACATAAAACACAAGAAATGAGAGTGGATGGTGGAGCTTCAGAGAATAATTTTTTGATGCAATTTCAGTCTGATTTAGTGGATTGCACCATTACTCGGCCTAAAATTACTGAAACTACTGCGGTAGGAGCAGCCTTTTTAGCAGGATTAGCCGTGGGCTATTGGAAAGATATGGATGCCCTGCAATCACTTTGGGAAGCCGAACAATCCTATAATCCTGAAATGGATAAAGAAGAAGTTAAAAAATTATTGCATTTTTGGCACAAGGCTGTTGATCGCAGTCAGGATTGGTTAGAATCATAA
- a CDS encoding MIP/aquaporin family protein → MNYFVAEFLGTFLLILMGSGVVANVVLPKTKAAGSGWMVITTAWAFGVFIAVVVAGPHSGAHINPAVSLALALTGDFAWDLLWIYIPAQILGAAFGSFCAWLIYQRHFEATDDKGLLFAPFATAPAIRDAKTNFISEFIGTFVLIIVILFSTPPQLMDTNGTPIGLGDLGALPVAILVWVIGLALGGTTGYAINPARDLGPRIMHQILPIKGKGGSDWAYSWIPIIGPLSGAAFAAFLYMIIK, encoded by the coding sequence ATGAACTATTTTGTAGCAGAATTTTTAGGTACATTTTTATTAATATTGATGGGCTCTGGAGTGGTAGCCAATGTGGTTTTACCCAAAACTAAAGCAGCTGGTTCAGGATGGATGGTGATTACGACTGCCTGGGCTTTTGGAGTTTTTATAGCGGTGGTAGTAGCAGGACCTCATAGTGGAGCTCATATTAATCCAGCCGTAAGTTTAGCTTTGGCTTTAACCGGTGATTTCGCTTGGGATTTATTATGGATTTATATTCCAGCACAAATTTTAGGAGCTGCTTTTGGTTCTTTTTGTGCCTGGCTAATTTATCAAAGGCATTTTGAAGCTACAGATGATAAAGGCTTGTTATTTGCCCCATTCGCAACAGCTCCTGCCATACGAGATGCGAAAACCAATTTCATCTCTGAATTTATCGGAACTTTCGTGCTAATTATAGTTATTCTATTTTCTACCCCACCTCAATTGATGGATACAAATGGTACTCCGATTGGTTTGGGTGATTTAGGAGCATTACCTGTAGCCATTTTAGTATGGGTAATAGGTTTAGCTTTAGGCGGAACTACAGGCTATGCTATAAACCCAGCTCGTGATTTAGGTCCGCGAATAATGCATCAAATTTTGCCCATTAAAGGTAAAGGAGGGAGTGATTGGGCCTACAGTTGGATTCCAATTATTGGCCCTTTAAGCGGAGCAGCCTTTGCAGCATTTTTATACATGATTATAAAGTAA
- a CDS encoding alpha/beta hydrolase, whose product MDKKISHFKTSDNLSLEVQEYVQSDNPEKIVLIVHGHGEHAGRFQGVAEYFNEKGISVIALTLRGHGNSEGKKGHAPSMEQLLTDIEYFIRFVRVDYLNADLYLYGHSMGGNIILNYLAKDQSNEITAGIATSPWIKLAFEPPKWKVNLGNWVADIIPSLIQPSGLKAEDISSIKEEVEKYESDPLIHNKVSAKLFTSITKGGEYLIHNTHKFKHKVFLAHGQQDKIISHDATAEFAKDSNLFTFKSYPNSKHEIHHDVDFENLMGDILGWMDDKSQ is encoded by the coding sequence ATGGATAAGAAAATCTCACATTTCAAAACTTCAGATAATTTATCATTAGAAGTTCAAGAATATGTTCAATCAGATAATCCTGAGAAGATTGTTTTGATAGTGCATGGTCATGGAGAGCATGCCGGAAGATTTCAAGGAGTAGCGGAATATTTCAATGAAAAAGGGATTTCTGTTATTGCTTTAACTTTAAGAGGTCATGGTAATTCAGAAGGCAAAAAAGGACATGCCCCCAGTATGGAGCAGCTATTGACCGATATAGAATATTTTATTCGTTTTGTTAGAGTAGATTATTTAAATGCAGACTTATACCTCTATGGACATAGCATGGGAGGAAATATTATCTTGAATTATCTGGCTAAAGATCAATCAAATGAAATCACAGCAGGTATAGCGACTTCCCCTTGGATTAAATTGGCTTTTGAGCCACCAAAATGGAAAGTGAATTTAGGGAATTGGGTGGCAGATATTATTCCAAGTTTAATTCAACCTTCCGGTTTAAAAGCCGAGGATATTTCCAGTATAAAAGAGGAGGTCGAGAAATACGAAAGTGATCCCTTAATTCACAATAAAGTTTCAGCCAAATTATTTACTTCCATTACAAAAGGAGGGGAGTACCTGATTCATAATACCCATAAGTTTAAGCACAAAGTATTTTTAGCCCACGGACAGCAGGATAAAATCATTTCACATGATGCAACTGCTGAATTTGCTAAAGACAGCAATTTATTCACTTTCAAAAGTTACCCAAATTCAAAACACGAAATCCATCATGATGTAGATTTTGAAAATTTGATGGGGGATATATTGGGGTGGATGGATGATAAATCTCAATAG
- a CDS encoding response regulator — protein sequence MFVSKTSPQKTAEQSEKWKNKVLWVDDRPENNVYERKAFESQGIEFSLAQSTNEAMENLKNNKYAAIISDMGRKEGSQEGYVLLEKLRKSGKQTPYFIYACSNSHEHKMMALERGAQGSTNSAQELYEMVMNRIAN from the coding sequence TTGTTTGTTTCAAAGACAAGTCCGCAAAAAACTGCTGAACAATCTGAAAAGTGGAAAAACAAGGTGCTTTGGGTTGATGATAGACCTGAAAACAATGTTTATGAAAGAAAGGCATTTGAATCACAAGGAATTGAATTCAGCCTTGCCCAGTCCACAAATGAAGCCATGGAAAATTTAAAGAATAACAAATACGCTGCAATCATTTCAGATATGGGTAGAAAAGAAGGCTCTCAAGAAGGATATGTTTTACTTGAAAAGCTTAGAAAATCAGGAAAACAGACCCCCTATTTCATATATGCATGTTCAAATTCCCATGAACATAAGATGATGGCACTTGAAAGAGGAGCTCAGGGAAGCACGAACAGTGCGCAAGAATTGTATGAAATGGTTATGAATCGAATTGCAAATTAA
- a CDS encoding DUF998 domain-containing protein: MKLYLRKILLSSGMLAVVIYLLHILLGGYLWKTYSHLQQPISDLTATGAPNRSLLLLFTNTYGVMALIFAVAFTFFEGRKRHKLVFWGGVSFILLHVISISYSFFPQDFPGAEPTFAGSMHLVVTVLIVPFTILTPLLIGFGLKKEKEWKALGNFSLICGILIIIFGGLAGFFFAKGLPYFGLVERINIGTLQIWTFVMSYKLVKSKHEEH, encoded by the coding sequence ATGAAACTATATCTTCGAAAAATTTTACTTTCTTCCGGAATGCTGGCGGTTGTAATTTACCTTTTGCATATCCTGCTGGGTGGGTATTTGTGGAAAACATATAGTCACCTTCAACAGCCCATAAGTGATTTAACAGCAACAGGAGCACCAAATAGATCTTTATTGTTGCTGTTTACTAACACCTACGGTGTAATGGCTTTAATTTTTGCAGTCGCTTTTACTTTTTTTGAGGGGAGAAAGCGCCACAAATTAGTTTTTTGGGGTGGTGTTTCTTTTATTCTCCTACATGTTATTTCAATATCTTACAGCTTCTTTCCTCAGGATTTTCCTGGTGCAGAACCTACTTTCGCTGGAAGTATGCACCTTGTAGTAACTGTCCTGATTGTGCCATTCACCATTCTGACACCCCTGCTAATTGGTTTTGGACTTAAGAAAGAAAAAGAATGGAAGGCATTAGGTAACTTTTCTTTGATCTGCGGAATACTTATCATCATCTTCGGTGGATTGGCAGGATTCTTTTTCGCCAAAGGTCTTCCATACTTTGGTTTGGTAGAAAGGATAAATATCGGGACGCTACAAATCTGGACATTTGTTATGTCTTACAAATTAGTTAAATCAAAACATGAAGAGCATTAG
- a CDS encoding outer membrane protein assembly factor BamB family protein — protein sequence MKYTTTIALILFLYFQGTSQEITNIYADKSLDEVLKPKWEYPYEKNDFSHYFSKYPLIKNDLLIHHFNMDFVVDLKSSKQLFFSITSDQQVIKSRLPDSLLVYDLMDKLVIKNIFTGKNFLTKRKYKKFGFISDGDYPYFLKDSVIYYLEDKNKLFAFNPFTKNEVWQSEFPETVYTFQEYKDNLINLTTRTTFYQLDKNTGETIWSLPIITEGESSLNGELNKQGDKLYLWAESFGLNVVNLNTRQIESTWLKGRDNSDFTMQMIFENDSIFARTPMNVYCISKTTGEVYWISDDVKIVSDITLTDDYIFFEQNGKEGLAGVITVLNRHTHKIEYAQFTSEKYPPTDDNYQNQLDLSKIQFLERPYNKKYLLGSSLHNVYCFEIISIIDE from the coding sequence ATGAAATATACAACTACAATTGCTTTAATCTTATTTCTGTATTTTCAGGGAACGTCACAAGAGATCACGAATATTTATGCAGATAAAAGTTTGGATGAGGTATTGAAACCAAAATGGGAATATCCCTACGAAAAAAATGATTTTTCACATTATTTTTCAAAATACCCATTAATTAAAAATGACCTACTTATCCATCATTTTAATATGGATTTTGTAGTGGATTTAAAATCGTCCAAGCAATTATTTTTTTCTATTACTTCAGATCAGCAAGTTATTAAATCGAGGTTGCCAGATAGTCTGTTAGTATATGATCTGATGGATAAGTTAGTTATTAAAAATATTTTCACAGGAAAAAATTTTCTTACCAAAAGAAAGTATAAAAAATTTGGTTTTATCAGTGATGGAGATTATCCCTATTTCTTAAAAGACTCTGTAATTTACTATTTGGAGGATAAAAACAAACTCTTTGCATTCAATCCATTTACCAAGAATGAGGTATGGCAGAGTGAATTTCCAGAGACCGTATATACTTTTCAAGAATACAAAGATAATTTGATCAATTTAACTACCCGCACTACTTTTTATCAATTGGATAAAAACACAGGGGAGACGATTTGGAGCCTTCCAATTATTACTGAAGGAGAATCTTCCTTAAATGGGGAGCTTAATAAGCAAGGTGATAAGCTTTATCTCTGGGCTGAATCTTTTGGGTTAAATGTGGTGAACCTCAATACACGCCAAATAGAATCTACTTGGCTAAAAGGTAGAGATAATTCTGATTTCACAATGCAGATGATCTTTGAAAATGATAGTATCTTCGCCCGTACTCCTATGAATGTATATTGCATTAGTAAAACCACCGGGGAAGTTTATTGGATATCTGATGATGTGAAAATAGTTTCAGACATTACCCTTACAGATGATTATATATTTTTTGAACAAAATGGGAAGGAGGGTTTAGCTGGAGTAATAACTGTTTTGAACCGCCATACGCACAAAATTGAATATGCTCAATTTACTTCTGAAAAGTATCCTCCAACCGATGATAATTATCAAAACCAATTAGATCTGTCAAAAATACAATTTCTAGAAAGACCTTATAATAAAAAGTATTTGTTGGGTTCTAGTTTGCATAATGTTTATTGTTTTGAAATCATAAGCATCATTGACGAGTAA